Proteins encoded by one window of Lathyrus oleraceus cultivar Zhongwan6 chromosome 1, CAAS_Psat_ZW6_1.0, whole genome shotgun sequence:
- the LOC127115900 gene encoding protein ASPARTIC PROTEASE IN GUARD CELL 1, translating into MAFSKSLLSFTFTISLFITTISLFSFPTSSRITPSHTSLLDVSSSIHQTKQVLNFNPNKNLLESSNNQEKITQHKPFSNSSNSFSILIHPRETLLNEHHKDYKKLVLARLARDSARVNSLTTKLKLSLNNIKKSDLHPTQVELQQEDLSTPVSSGTGQGSGEYFTRLEVGQPAKPYYMVLDTGSDVNWIQCKPCSECYQQTDPIYDPTSSSTYESLTCEAQQCQKLEVSACRSGKCLYQVNYGDGSFTVGEYMTETVSFGSSGSINRVAIGCGHDNEGLFVGAAGLLGLGGGALSLTSQIKASSFSYCLVDRNSDKSSTLEFNSLKPADSVTAPLLRNQKLDTFYYVQITGMSVGGQMVSVPPEIFSVDQTGSGGIIVDSGTAITRLQTQAYNSVRDEFKRLTQNLRLTDGIALFDTCYDLSNLQSVRVPTVSFHFGGDKVWDLPAKNYLIPVDSSGIFCFAFAPTSSALSIIGNVQQQGTRVSFDLANNLVGFSPNKC; encoded by the coding sequence ATGGCTTTTTCAAAATCACTTCTATCCTTCACCTTCACCATATCACTTTTCATCACTACTATCTCTCTTTTCTCATTTCCAACTTCCTCTCGCATCACTCCTTCTCACACTTCTCTTCTTGATGTCTCTTCCTCAATTCACCAAACCAAACAAGTCCTTAACTTTAACCCTAATAAAAATCTTCTAGAATCATCTAATAATCAAGAAAAAATCACCCAACACAAACCCTTTTCAAATTCTTCAAACTCCTTCTCCATTCTCATACACCCAAGAGAAACCCTTTTGAATGAACATCACAAAGACTACAAAAAACTAGTCTTGGCACGACTCGCTCGTGACTCAGCCCGAGTCAACTCACTCACAACAAAACTCAAACTTTCCCTCAACAACATCAAAAAATCGGATCTTCACCCGACCCAAGTAGAGCTCCAACAAGAAGATCTCTCAACTCCAGTTTCCTCCGGCACGGGTCAAGGCTCTGGCGAGTATTTCACCCGACTCGAAGTGGGTCAACCCGCGAAACCCTACTACATGGTTCTCGACACAGGAAGCGACGTGAACTGGATCCAATGCAAACCATGCTCCGAATGTTACCAACAAACCGACCCGATTTATGACCCGACATCATCTTCAACCTACGAATCATTAACCTGCGAAGCACAACAGTGTCAAAAGCTAGAAGTTTCCGCTTGTCGTAGCGGTAAATGTCTCTATCAAGTTAACTACGGTGACGGTTCTTTCACCGTCGGTGAATACATGACTGAAACGGTGTCGTTTGGTTCTTCCGGGTCGATTAATCGGGTCGCAATCGGGTGCGGGCATGATAACGAAGGTTTATTCGTTGGTGCTGCTGGTTTACTCGGTCTCGGTGGTGGGGCCCTCTCGTTAACTTCGCAGATCAAAGCGTCGTCGTTTTCGTACTGTTTAGTAGATCGTAACTCGGATAAATCGTCAACACTGGAGTTCAACTCACTAAAACCCGCTGACTCAGTAACAGCACCGTTGTTAAGAAATCAAAAACTCGACACTTTCTACTACGTTCAGATCACCGGAATGAGCGTCGGAGGTCAGATGGTATCTGTCCCACCCGAGATTTTCTCGGTGGATCAAACCGGTAGTGGAGGAATCATCGTTGACTCGGGAACTGCCATCACTCGGTTGCAGACTCAAGCTTATAACTCAGTTCGCGACGAGTTTAAAAGATTGACTCAGAATCTGCGTTTAACCGACGGTATTGCGCTTTTCGATACTTGCTACGATTTGTCGAACTTACAAAGCGTGCGTGTTCCAACGGTGTCGTTTCATTTCGGCGGTGATAAAGTTTGGGATTTACCGGCGAAGAATTACTTGATTCCGGTAGACTCCTCCGGAATTTTCTGTTTTGCTTTTGCTCCGACATCGTCGGCGTTGTCAATTATTGGGAATGTTCAACAACAAGGGACACGTGTCAGCTTTGATCTTGCAAATAATTTAGTGGGATTTTCTCCTAATAAGTGCTAA